One stretch of Alphaproteobacteria bacterium DNA includes these proteins:
- a CDS encoding peptidylprolyl isomerase encodes MRTYHKKILIPLYSILIGTFALWAQASLELPPLQQEMDLMEAAEDDLPLSPIGEDPKSAPLLNVHINTVASQKVHTKKGERKIEIAAVVNDDIISTKDLEDRLRLVLGDRFKALSSESDDYKKIRSIILKQLIDERLQIQVAKKSGLSVSDKEIDETIRNIEKQNSLSPGGLKRKLVHDKVPFETLREKIWAQIAWSNLIGASYRDVFRVSKLDEQETIRKLAKKTPQFQLAEIVVYVDDPSEEDSAFAKINAALEALKKGQPFIVVAQQLSDSPSALRGGDIGWIAEDQLDDQILEVLRSISLNHSTAILRTEDGYQILFLRDRINFEQMEEVITARQLEIKISDDIAENPEKLAAEKKRLDDLVSTIKNCQDFDQLTEQIENSNINIYKNVRIEDLSPDLQMVLANLRVNEPSSGIINNNVIVYFIICHKGHLHPESMTKEQTLDQISNQRFEAIAQQKIRDLRRVAAIDIRV; translated from the coding sequence ATGAGAACATATCATAAAAAAATTTTAATTCCACTGTATTCGATCCTAATAGGAACCTTTGCCCTATGGGCCCAGGCTTCTTTAGAGCTCCCTCCCCTTCAGCAAGAAATGGATCTTATGGAGGCAGCTGAAGATGATCTTCCTTTGTCACCCATCGGGGAAGATCCTAAGTCAGCTCCCCTTTTGAATGTTCATATTAATACAGTCGCCTCACAGAAAGTGCACACAAAAAAAGGTGAAAGAAAAATAGAAATCGCCGCCGTTGTGAATGACGACATTATCAGCACAAAAGATTTGGAAGATCGCTTAAGGTTGGTTCTGGGCGATCGTTTTAAGGCCCTTTCCTCCGAATCTGACGACTATAAGAAGATAAGATCTATCATTTTGAAGCAATTGATTGATGAACGCCTTCAAATTCAAGTTGCCAAAAAAAGCGGCTTGAGTGTTTCTGACAAAGAAATTGATGAAACAATCCGCAATATTGAAAAACAAAATAGTTTGTCCCCCGGTGGCCTGAAAAGAAAACTGGTCCACGACAAGGTTCCTTTTGAGACCCTGCGAGAAAAGATTTGGGCACAAATTGCCTGGAGCAACCTAATTGGTGCAAGCTATCGTGATGTTTTCCGGGTTAGCAAGCTAGATGAACAAGAAACTATTCGCAAACTTGCCAAGAAGACACCTCAATTTCAATTGGCCGAAATTGTTGTGTATGTGGATGATCCCTCGGAAGAAGATTCAGCCTTTGCTAAAATTAATGCAGCCCTTGAGGCCCTAAAGAAAGGCCAGCCCTTTATAGTGGTGGCTCAGCAGTTATCAGATTCTCCTTCAGCCCTACGTGGGGGCGATATTGGTTGGATTGCCGAAGATCAGTTGGATGATCAGATTCTTGAGGTCCTAAGGTCTATTTCCTTGAACCACTCCACAGCTATTTTGCGGACAGAAGATGGCTATCAGATCTTGTTTTTAAGAGATCGCATTAACTTTGAGCAAATGGAAGAAGTAATTACAGCGCGTCAGTTAGAAATTAAAATTTCAGACGACATTGCTGAAAACCCAGAAAAATTGGCTGCTGAGAAAAAACGCTTGGATGACCTGGTAAGTACCATTAAAAATTGTCAAGATTTTGACCAATTGACAGAGCAAATTGAAAATTCAAACATCAATATCTATAAGAATGTACGCATTGAGGATTTATCCCCTGATCTGCAGATGGTCTTGGCTAATCTTCGGGTGAATGAACCAAGTTCGGGCATTATCAACAACAATGTCATTGTATACTTTATAATTTGCCATAAGGGTCATTTGCACCCTGAATCTATGACTAAGGAGCAAACCTTGGATCAAATCTCTAACCAACGGTTTGAAGCTATTGCCCAACAAAAAATACGGGATTTAAGGCGAGTAGCCGCCATAGATATTCGTGTCTAG
- the rsmA gene encoding 16S rRNA (adenine(1518)-N(6)/adenine(1519)-N(6))-dimethyltransferase RsmA gives MSRIIPKKKLGQHFLQDQDVVDRTVAAANLSSSDVVLEIGPGPGILTKTLLKSPIKKLYSLEIDPQFFSRLKPLESEYPDRFQLIMSDALQFPLSKLDEPKIKIIANLPYNIGTTLIIRWLGELNKITSMTLMVQKEVAERIAGAPSTKSYGSLSILCQIKCEVQKLFDVPPQAFNPPPQVMSSVLQLVPKDQTLSDEELTNLENLTQLVFQQRRKMIRVSLKQLNIENLESLLEKNGFNPMDRPEDLSIEQFVRLSRLFEKSVS, from the coding sequence GTGTCTAGAATTATTCCCAAGAAAAAGCTTGGGCAACATTTTTTGCAAGACCAGGATGTTGTAGATAGAACCGTTGCCGCAGCGAACCTAAGTTCTTCTGACGTTGTTTTGGAAATTGGCCCAGGACCTGGTATTCTGACCAAAACTTTACTCAAAAGTCCTATCAAAAAGTTGTACTCTCTTGAAATTGACCCCCAATTTTTCTCTCGGCTAAAGCCCCTGGAATCTGAATACCCTGATCGTTTTCAGCTGATTATGAGTGATGCATTGCAGTTTCCCTTGTCTAAACTTGATGAACCCAAAATAAAAATCATCGCTAATTTGCCCTATAACATAGGAACAACTTTGATTATTCGATGGCTTGGGGAGCTCAACAAAATCACCTCTATGACTCTTATGGTCCAAAAAGAAGTGGCTGAGCGCATTGCAGGGGCTCCCAGCACCAAATCCTATGGGAGTCTGTCAATCTTGTGCCAAATCAAATGTGAGGTGCAGAAGCTTTTTGACGTACCGCCCCAGGCTTTTAATCCACCCCCGCAGGTTATGTCTAGCGTTTTGCAACTTGTTCCCAAAGATCAGACCCTTTCTGACGAAGAGTTGACTAACTTGGAAAATCTAACTCAGTTGGTGTTTCAACAACGTCGTAAAATGATTCGGGTTTCCTTGAAACAGCTTAATATAGAAAATCTTGAAAGCCTTTTAGAGAAAAATGGTTTTAACCCTATGGACAGACCTGAAGATCTGTCTATTGAGCAGTTTGTTAGGTTGTCGCGTCTTTTCGAAAAATCTGTAAGCTGA
- a CDS encoding HU family DNA-binding protein, whose translation MRERNVTRADLAQALNAKLRFTKTESLKLIDHVFSELTDALKNSKEVKIPFFGVFFARMKKERIGRNPKTMEAHKISARKVVGFRVSRLMKERVNMYVQKKIKP comes from the coding sequence ATGCGCGAGCGCAATGTAACAAGAGCCGATCTTGCTCAGGCTTTGAATGCTAAACTTCGTTTTACTAAGACCGAATCTCTGAAATTGATTGATCATGTGTTTTCTGAGCTTACAGATGCTTTGAAAAACAGCAAGGAAGTTAAAATCCCTTTTTTTGGTGTATTTTTTGCACGCATGAAGAAAGAAAGAATAGGCCGTAATCCCAAAACCATGGAAGCTCATAAAATTTCTGCCCGCAAAGTTGTAGGATTCCGCGTCTCCCGCCTGATGAAGGAACGGGTTAATATGTATGTACAAAAGAAGATAAAACCCTAA
- a CDS encoding leucyl aminopeptidase codes for MNIVFSSSKLPTQGSIFVGIFEEGTFTAAAELLNEKTSGLIKKSLTCTHFSGKKGEFLSMIAPAGISLQRIVLFGLGKQEHLKALDAMEIGAHIIVEAKKIPDKNITIMLDLVESDHLKNPKLAALVGSGLLLRSYEFTKYKTQLKEKDKTHIKDVSIVTDSPKVATDLFAEEEKIAEGVFFARTLAIEPPNVLYPETFVKELKTLTKLGVKLEVLDTEYMEKMGMHALLGVGQGSTKPSYLAIMMWNGAEKDEAPIAFVGKGVTFDSGGISIKPSARMDEMKMDMCGAAAVSGLMHVLASRQAKVNVVGVVGLTENMPDGNAQRPGDIVKSMSGQTIEILNTDAEGRLVLADALWYTQDRFKPKAMIDLATLTNAIVVSLGSKFAGLFSNDEGLAHKIKQAGEETKEQVWQLPMDERYDRDIDSKIADVKNVGDNGASSITAAHFLQRFVNKTPWAHLDIAGTSWNHEKNIFSGCYPIPTGFGVRLLNTLVHKFYEKH; via the coding sequence ATGAATATCGTATTTTCTTCTAGTAAACTGCCTACTCAAGGATCCATTTTCGTTGGTATTTTTGAGGAAGGAACTTTTACTGCTGCCGCCGAACTTTTGAACGAAAAAACCTCTGGTTTGATCAAAAAATCCCTTACCTGCACCCATTTTTCTGGCAAAAAAGGAGAATTTTTATCCATGATTGCCCCCGCAGGCATTTCATTGCAACGCATCGTTTTGTTTGGACTTGGAAAACAAGAGCATCTAAAAGCGCTGGATGCTATGGAAATTGGCGCTCACATTATCGTTGAAGCAAAAAAAATCCCCGATAAAAACATCACAATTATGCTCGATTTGGTTGAAAGTGACCACCTGAAGAACCCAAAACTGGCCGCTCTGGTAGGTAGTGGGTTGTTGTTGCGCTCTTATGAGTTCACCAAATACAAAACTCAACTAAAAGAAAAAGACAAAACCCACATTAAGGACGTTTCTATTGTAACCGATTCCCCAAAAGTGGCGACTGATCTGTTTGCTGAAGAAGAAAAAATTGCCGAAGGCGTCTTTTTTGCCAGAACCTTAGCCATAGAACCCCCCAATGTTTTGTACCCTGAAACCTTTGTGAAGGAACTTAAAACCCTAACAAAGCTGGGGGTAAAACTTGAAGTTCTTGATACAGAATATATGGAGAAAATGGGGATGCATGCCTTGCTGGGTGTTGGCCAGGGAAGCACAAAACCATCCTATTTGGCTATTATGATGTGGAACGGCGCTGAAAAGGATGAAGCCCCCATTGCCTTCGTTGGAAAAGGGGTAACCTTTGATTCCGGGGGAATTTCGATAAAACCTTCCGCTAGGATGGATGAAATGAAGATGGATATGTGCGGCGCTGCCGCCGTTTCAGGATTGATGCATGTACTAGCCAGCCGCCAAGCCAAGGTGAATGTGGTGGGTGTGGTTGGGTTGACTGAAAATATGCCTGACGGAAACGCTCAACGCCCTGGGGATATTGTGAAATCAATGTCTGGACAAACCATTGAGATTTTGAATACGGACGCAGAAGGCCGCCTGGTGTTGGCTGATGCCCTATGGTACACCCAAGACCGTTTCAAACCCAAGGCTATGATTGACTTGGCGACCCTTACAAACGCCATTGTTGTATCCCTGGGCAGTAAATTCGCTGGCTTATTTTCAAATGATGAAGGCCTTGCCCACAAAATCAAACAAGCGGGTGAAGAAACGAAAGAACAAGTCTGGCAACTGCCTATGGATGAACGGTATGATCGGGACATAGACTCTAAAATCGCTGACGTGAAGAATGTTGGTGATAACGGAGCAAGCAGCATCACCGCCGCTCACTTCTTGCAGCGCTTTGTGAATAAAACACCTTGGGCTCATTTGGACATCGCTGGAACTTCCTGGAACCATGAAAAAAATATATTTTCAGGATGCTACCCCATTCCAACGGGTTTTGGTGTTCGGTTGTTGAATACATTGGTGCATAAGTTCTACGAAAAACACTAG
- a CDS encoding DNA polymerase III subunit chi: MQISFYHLTRLSLGKSLPKLLEKVLQQNLRCVVVASTEADVQILNDQLWTYHPEGFLPHGTKKEGRPKDQPVWISTAQENPNESKVLVLTWPIPVENFDGFERIAYIFDGNKDDDLTAARSLWKEYNTPDHTLAYWQQDESGQWTQKG, encoded by the coding sequence GTGCAAATTAGCTTCTACCACCTCACTCGCCTCAGTCTTGGGAAGTCATTGCCCAAGCTGCTAGAAAAGGTTCTACAGCAGAATCTGCGGTGTGTGGTGGTAGCCTCAACTGAAGCTGATGTGCAAATTTTGAATGACCAATTGTGGACCTATCACCCCGAAGGCTTCCTTCCCCACGGCACAAAAAAAGAGGGGCGCCCGAAGGACCAACCTGTTTGGATATCAACAGCGCAAGAAAATCCTAATGAGTCAAAGGTCTTGGTTCTAACCTGGCCCATTCCTGTTGAAAACTTTGATGGCTTTGAACGCATTGCCTATATTTTTGATGGCAACAAAGATGATGATCTGACTGCTGCTCGATCCCTATGGAAAGAATATAACACGCCTGATCATACCCTTGCCTATTGGCAGCAGGATGAGTCCGGTCAGTGGACTCAGAAGGGGTAA
- a CDS encoding YqaA family protein, which produces MLGKIYNWLIEKSKHPYAVWYLGAIAFLESSVSFLPPDPMLIPMVVANRSKAWFLAFVTTMSSAAGGILGYAIGFYLFDVIGIPILKTYGLLPELAAFQNWFHKWGVWAIILKGFTPIPFKLVTITCGAIKFSFWSFLGASILSRGVRFFVEAFLLWKFGPKLNNIIQKNIMLMFVGFLVALVVGVWMLKYL; this is translated from the coding sequence GTGTTAGGTAAAATTTACAATTGGCTTATAGAAAAATCAAAGCATCCCTATGCTGTGTGGTATTTGGGGGCAATTGCGTTTTTAGAAAGCTCAGTTTCCTTCTTGCCGCCAGATCCTATGTTGATTCCTATGGTTGTGGCTAATCGTTCTAAGGCCTGGTTTTTGGCCTTTGTAACGACCATGTCTTCGGCAGCAGGGGGCATTTTAGGGTATGCTATTGGATTTTATTTATTTGATGTAATAGGAATTCCCATTTTAAAAACCTATGGTCTTTTGCCAGAGTTGGCGGCTTTTCAAAACTGGTTTCATAAATGGGGCGTTTGGGCCATTATTTTAAAGGGATTCACACCCATTCCCTTTAAGTTGGTCACCATTACCTGTGGGGCTATTAAGTTTTCTTTCTGGTCTTTTTTGGGGGCGTCTATTCTGTCCCGAGGGGTGCGTTTCTTTGTTGAAGCTTTCCTGCTATGGAAATTTGGTCCTAAGCTCAATAATATCATTCAAAAAAATATTATGCTGATGTTTGTTGGGTTTCTGGTGGCGTTGGTGGTGGGCGTTTGGATGCTTAAGTATTTGTAA
- a CDS encoding S9 family peptidase, protein MSKDTQLISRQILFGNPDKSLVRLSPNGKYLSYLAAYEGVMNVWVQQADLSEEPVVLTHDKGRGIQGVQWMFDGENIIFLQDANGDENWRLFSVNVNTKEIKTLTDIKNVQVQVLANSYKKPEDLLIGLNNRNPQYHDVYRIHVPTGKMEKVYENNKFAGFSFDEELQLKLAVDMGQDGGLNIYKTEGKDWVLWKKFNAIDTHITNILELDKTAENLYWVDGSKTDKGVLKKTNLKTGKNQIVYGAQKATLGSVVFHPTENVPLVLEEHYLKPEHFFIDNPITSVKEDYEFLQTQHKGEMGIASTSLDFNTWLVTFVLDNGPTSYYLYDRKNKTAKYLFTNRKSLEGLPLVPMHPMEIKSRDGLNLVGYLSLPKASDLNNTGRPNKPLPLVLVVHGGPESRDYWGYSAMAQWLTNRGYACLSINYRGSSGFGKSFVAAGNKQFARAMHTDLLDGVDWAVQQKIADPKKVAILGGSYGGYATLVGMTMTPDVFVCGVDIVGMSNLETLMQSIPPYWKPIISSWYAKVGNPNTPQGRKLLRERSPLYYVDNIKKPLLIFQGANDPRVKQAESDQIVKAMKQKNIPVHYVIYPDEGHGFVRPENKISFYGVTESFLGKFLGGAVEPMGDDDKKSSMQIIEKGF, encoded by the coding sequence ATGTCAAAAGACACACAATTAATTTCTCGCCAAATCCTTTTTGGCAACCCCGATAAAAGTCTTGTTCGCCTAAGCCCTAACGGAAAATATCTAAGCTATTTGGCGGCCTATGAAGGGGTGATGAACGTATGGGTGCAACAGGCTGATTTATCTGAGGAACCGGTTGTGCTAACCCATGATAAGGGCCGCGGTATTCAAGGTGTGCAATGGATGTTTGACGGGGAAAATATTATTTTTTTGCAAGATGCGAATGGGGATGAAAACTGGCGTCTTTTTTCTGTTAACGTGAACACAAAAGAAATCAAAACCCTTACAGATATTAAAAATGTTCAGGTTCAGGTTTTGGCAAATTCATACAAAAAACCTGAAGATCTTTTGATTGGTCTTAATAATCGCAACCCCCAGTATCATGATGTTTACCGTATCCATGTGCCCACGGGAAAAATGGAAAAGGTTTATGAGAATAATAAATTTGCCGGGTTTTCTTTTGATGAAGAGTTGCAGTTAAAGCTTGCTGTGGATATGGGCCAAGATGGCGGTCTAAATATTTACAAAACAGAAGGAAAAGATTGGGTTTTGTGGAAAAAATTCAATGCGATAGATACGCACATTACAAACATTCTGGAATTGGATAAAACGGCGGAAAATCTGTACTGGGTTGATGGCAGCAAAACAGACAAGGGCGTTTTGAAAAAGACGAATCTTAAGACAGGAAAAAACCAGATTGTTTATGGGGCGCAGAAAGCTACCCTTGGGTCTGTGGTTTTTCATCCCACAGAAAATGTACCTTTGGTGCTGGAGGAACATTATTTAAAACCAGAGCATTTCTTTATTGATAACCCTATAACATCAGTCAAGGAAGATTATGAATTCCTGCAAACGCAGCACAAAGGAGAAATGGGAATCGCTTCAACTTCCCTTGATTTCAACACTTGGTTGGTGACGTTTGTCCTAGATAATGGGCCCACATCTTATTATCTGTATGATCGTAAAAATAAAACAGCTAAGTATCTTTTTACCAATCGCAAAAGTTTAGAAGGACTGCCTCTGGTTCCCATGCATCCTATGGAAATAAAATCCCGGGATGGATTGAATTTGGTTGGTTATTTATCTTTACCCAAGGCATCAGATCTAAACAATACAGGGCGCCCGAATAAACCATTGCCTCTGGTTTTGGTAGTGCATGGGGGACCGGAATCCCGTGACTATTGGGGATATTCTGCCATGGCCCAGTGGCTTACTAATCGGGGATATGCTTGTTTGAGTATTAATTATCGAGGGTCTTCTGGGTTTGGCAAATCTTTCGTGGCAGCAGGCAACAAACAGTTTGCCCGGGCCATGCATACAGACTTATTGGATGGGGTGGATTGGGCCGTGCAGCAGAAAATTGCAGACCCCAAAAAGGTTGCCATTTTAGGGGGCAGTTATGGTGGGTATGCGACTCTGGTGGGTATGACCATGACGCCGGATGTTTTTGTTTGTGGTGTTGATATTGTAGGCATGTCGAACCTGGAAACCTTGATGCAGTCGATCCCCCCTTATTGGAAGCCCATCATTAGCAGTTGGTATGCAAAGGTGGGGAACCCCAATACGCCTCAGGGACGCAAGTTGCTGCGTGAGAGGTCTCCGCTTTATTACGTAGATAATATCAAGAAGCCTTTGCTTATTTTTCAGGGGGCTAATGATCCCCGGGTTAAACAAGCCGAATCAGATCAAATTGTTAAAGCTATGAAACAGAAGAATATTCCCGTACACTATGTGATATACCCAGATGAAGGGCATGGATTTGTTAGGCCAGAAAACAAAATTTCCTTTTATGGGGTGACAGAAAGTTTTCTAGGTAAATTTTTAGGGGGCGCGGTTGAGCCCATGGGGGATGATGATAAAAAATCATCCATGCAAATTATAGAAAAAGGATTTTAA
- the tpiA gene encoding triose-phosphate isomerase gives MGKIIIGNWKMNKGGADGIALLKKIVQEATTSCKVIICPPYTILREVVDLIQKKQSSILAGAQDCSAFVQGAHTGEVSVGILSDIGVTHVLIGHSERRQMGEGASQIHAKLKAALEGGVHPVLCVGESAKDYAQGLTNKVLEKELTECLGNLPVQFIAYEPLWAIGSGKTPSWAEIGRIHDFIKAKVQSLTGYKPKVLYGGSVTPMNSAEILALETVDGVLVGGASLEAESFLKIGKNA, from the coding sequence ATGGGTAAAATAATTATTGGTAACTGGAAAATGAACAAGGGGGGGGCAGATGGAATTGCTCTTTTGAAAAAAATTGTTCAAGAGGCCACTACGTCTTGTAAGGTAATTATATGTCCGCCCTATACAATTTTGCGAGAAGTGGTTGATCTTATACAGAAAAAACAAAGCTCTATTTTGGCGGGCGCACAAGATTGTTCTGCTTTTGTACAGGGCGCCCATACGGGCGAGGTCAGTGTTGGGATTTTGTCTGATATTGGCGTGACGCACGTCCTGATAGGGCATTCTGAACGGCGCCAAATGGGGGAGGGGGCATCCCAAATTCATGCCAAGTTGAAAGCTGCTTTAGAGGGAGGGGTGCATCCTGTTTTGTGCGTTGGAGAAAGCGCCAAAGATTATGCTCAAGGGCTGACCAATAAAGTTTTAGAAAAAGAATTAACAGAATGCCTGGGGAATTTGCCTGTGCAATTCATTGCTTATGAACCCTTGTGGGCTATTGGATCGGGGAAGACGCCTTCGTGGGCTGAGATTGGCAGAATTCATGATTTTATTAAAGCCAAGGTGCAAAGTTTAACAGGCTATAAACCAAAAGTTTTATATGGAGGATCGGTCACCCCCATGAATAGCGCAGAGATTTTAGCCCTTGAAACTGTGGATGGTGTATTAGTTGGGGGCGCTTCCCTAGAAGCTGAAAGCTTTTTAAAGATCGGCAAGAATGCCTAA
- a CDS encoding SurA N-terminal domain-containing protein, whose product MLQFLRNMSSSWIMKIILGILVLSFGLFWGISDVFRSRNYDEIVAVVGGIDISKKALEDAVQNQIKAMNAELKGKAISLKQFDQLIGINKVLDRMIDNVLLDQFAKDAGINTPNLVITNMLLNQPEFKDAQGKFDRQKFTSLLQSNALDEATFINNIQRSHNRVQLMSALLAGTAAPAIEALKIFEYFTSQRTFTLLDNLSINISYSEQALKDYFEANKAQFTLPEQRKIFLVSLDPQDMARKFSFTPLQVKEAYGENLDSYMQPEKRTVTIAGAKTQEAAAELAKKLHSKQPLSKETAIMLENVAEQEVPVALRGLIFGAKKGHAAEPALLNGQYVVIYVHSITPSQTLSLAKAHDQIVADLRRQKALDEISKKTEAIEALLNKGLTIVEVAQQLKLATSRATIDSQGRVTEGFLNHATPEILKDALSFAEGEETPITESADDLSYVLKVEKIMPARVPSFEESKPKVMAAWQAYEKKRVAKTLYEAVQVKAQAAGSLKKVSSGTRTMGPLSLSHYDPKKYNLSQPLLKAIFAAQQGDIVLVDMGSGYALVQIDAVAKMPVEKNIGLYKVFKESLAGSLNQALAGQFLQALRAKYKVEIHQNVVKSLGN is encoded by the coding sequence ATGCTACAATTTTTAAGAAACATGTCTTCTTCCTGGATTATGAAAATCATTTTAGGAATTTTGGTCCTAAGCTTTGGCTTATTTTGGGGCATTTCAGATGTTTTCAGAAGTCGAAATTATGATGAAATCGTGGCGGTTGTAGGCGGCATTGATATTTCGAAAAAAGCTTTAGAAGATGCTGTTCAGAACCAAATCAAGGCCATGAATGCGGAACTTAAAGGGAAAGCAATTTCTCTAAAACAATTTGACCAACTCATCGGTATCAATAAGGTTTTAGACCGAATGATTGATAATGTGCTGCTTGATCAATTTGCTAAAGACGCGGGCATTAATACGCCAAATTTGGTCATCACGAATATGTTGCTAAATCAACCAGAATTTAAAGATGCTCAAGGAAAATTTGATCGTCAAAAGTTTACAAGCCTGTTGCAAAGCAACGCCCTAGATGAAGCGACTTTTATCAACAACATTCAACGCTCTCACAATCGAGTTCAGCTTATGTCAGCTTTGCTGGCGGGGACTGCGGCACCAGCCATTGAAGCCCTGAAAATTTTTGAATACTTCACGTCGCAGCGAACCTTTACCTTGCTTGATAACTTATCCATAAATATTTCTTATAGTGAACAAGCTCTTAAGGACTATTTTGAAGCCAATAAAGCGCAATTTACACTGCCTGAACAACGGAAGATCTTTTTGGTTTCTTTGGACCCACAAGATATGGCAAGAAAATTCAGCTTTACCCCCCTTCAAGTCAAAGAAGCCTATGGGGAAAATCTAGATTCCTATATGCAGCCGGAAAAAAGGACTGTAACGATTGCTGGGGCAAAAACACAAGAAGCAGCGGCTGAGCTTGCAAAAAAGTTGCATTCAAAGCAGCCTCTATCCAAAGAAACAGCCATTATGTTAGAAAATGTTGCTGAGCAGGAAGTACCCGTGGCCCTGCGCGGTTTAATTTTTGGGGCGAAAAAAGGTCACGCAGCAGAGCCTGCCCTTTTAAATGGCCAATATGTTGTGATCTATGTGCATAGCATTACCCCCTCTCAAACACTCTCTTTGGCAAAAGCGCATGATCAAATTGTAGCCGATTTGCGCCGTCAGAAAGCACTGGACGAAATCTCTAAAAAGACAGAGGCCATTGAAGCTCTTTTGAACAAAGGCCTTACAATTGTTGAGGTGGCCCAACAACTAAAACTAGCCACTTCTCGTGCAACAATTGATTCCCAGGGGCGCGTGACAGAGGGCTTCCTAAACCATGCCACGCCTGAGATACTGAAAGATGCCCTGTCCTTTGCGGAAGGGGAGGAAACCCCCATTACCGAATCTGCTGATGACCTGTCTTATGTCTTGAAAGTTGAAAAAATAATGCCCGCACGGGTGCCATCTTTCGAAGAGTCAAAACCAAAAGTGATGGCCGCTTGGCAAGCTTACGAAAAGAAGCGTGTAGCCAAAACCCTTTATGAAGCTGTGCAAGTTAAAGCACAAGCTGCAGGAAGTCTTAAAAAGGTTTCTTCTGGAACTAGAACGATGGGTCCCCTCAGTTTATCCCACTATGATCCCAAGAAGTACAATTTGAGCCAACCTTTGCTTAAAGCTATTTTTGCAGCTCAGCAAGGTGACATTGTTTTGGTTGATATGGGTAGTGGGTATGCGCTTGTCCAGATCGACGCTGTAGCAAAAATGCCTGTTGAAAAAAACATAGGCCTTTATAAAGTATTTAAGGAAAGCTTGGCAGGCTCTTTGAACCAAGCCTTAGCTGGCCAATTCCTGCAGGCCTTACGCGCCAAGTACAAGGTTGAAATTCACCAAAACGTTGTAAAAAGCCTGGGGAACTAG